The following DNA comes from Musa acuminata AAA Group cultivar baxijiao chromosome BXJ1-4, Cavendish_Baxijiao_AAA, whole genome shotgun sequence.
GGAAGAGAACGGCAGTGATCAGCTTGGCGTGGGCCTTCTTGATCCGGACCAGAGTCTTGCAGGagtgcaggaggaggaggagagggtggTGGGAGCTGAAGGGTTTCAGGGTGGCCGTGGTGGCATCGACCGGCCGCAGCATGGCGAGACGGCGACGAGAGAACGATGGGTTACGTGCGAGCCAAAGAGAGACGCGACCGTAACGCCGACGAAGGACTCGACTTGTCTCCGCCAATTTAAGGGGTGGGGTCGTCGACCCGATCCGTCGACCCGACACGAATCCAACACGACATCAGTGACATGGAATCTGTCGAATTGGAAACCCGCACTGCTAATCTAAGCAAGCACGTCGTAATGCGCCAACCAAATTGCCGAGCTTGAAATAGCCTTGTGAGGGCAGAATAGTAATTTTGGGACCTGAAGAATCCAACACCTGCACAAACTGCACAGGGGAGGCGGCGGCTAAAATGGTGAGTTTACTGTGAGAATGCAAAGGCAGCAAGCTGGATTTGGAGCTTTGTCTGCTAAtttgacctcattcatcctctctctcGTGTTTATTCTTTCTCCCTCCCTTTAATCCCATTTTATAATGTGTTCTCTGTTTCCTAAAAGTCCAATTCTGTACTTCTCTCTTGCTTTCTTTTCCTGTTCTCTTCCCCTCCCCTTCCCAAGGAAAACCTTTGGCTGTCCTCACCAATGCCTCTCGGTCTTAGATTTCCTTCAACCCCTTGCATCAAAGAATACGATGCAATCACCGACCATTTCACCTAAATGCCTTATTCCCTCCTTCCAATCTCtcaaagattgagaaaaagatTAGCTTTTTTCCCCCTCTTGGTCCTGTGCCAGCCATTCCTTGTTTCTTTGGTTTTCCTTTGATGCTTCTTTCCTCATTTCAATCAAGGGGTTTCTAAGAACACATGCTGGCTTTACTCTGCTGGGATGCCACTGTAGCCACGTTTCTTCCTTAGTTTCCATTGAGTTGTTTTGGGGCTATTACTTTTGGTGTGGAAGCTTCATGTCTTAAAGCTCTGAAGAAGCCCTTCGCTTGGCAAGATCAACGAGATCAGACCACCAGAGGTAGTAAATCTTTTTTCTGCTGTTATCGTCCCCAAATTGCTAAACATTGATCCTTTAATGTTGATGGTAATATCTGCACTGGCTGTAAGATATTTTTCCTTTTATCACGTTCGCTGTAGTGCCTTTGTAATGAGGTTTTCTAGCATTTCTGGGCTTTCATTATGTTATTGTGGAAATTTCTATTTATAATTGGGGAATTATGTTGCATTTAATGGTTGCTTAACATTCAGTATATAACCAATCTGTTGCTAGATCAAGGGATGCCCGAATTATACCTATATAATGCAAATCATTTGCTCAAACATTCACTGATTATTGCCTCTTTAAATTACAGAAAAGAAAATGTCAGCTAATGGTCCATTAAATGCTGAATTATCACAGAAGACACCAGTTTTTGGTCTGAGACTTTGGGTTGTGATTGGCATCTGCATTGGTGTATTAATCGTGTTTATTCTCTCTATTTTATCCATATGGATAACATCCAAGAGGAAGACAAGGATACTTCACAACATGCCAATCTCACATATTCCAAATGTCTCAAAGGAAATTGCTGTGGACAGGGTTGGTAACCAATGCTTAGCTCAAAGCCTTCAGGAGCGTGAAGGGCCTTTCTTCCGCTCACATGACAAATTTAGTGACATGGATTCGGGAAAGACACTTGCCCACCTGACCAGGAGCAAATCAAGTGATGCTGATAATGTTAGCCAGTGCAGCTCTGCCTACCTCAATGACAGGGCTGGGAGTTCATATTCTGGAGATGAAGGCAGCTCGGGACCCACGAGGAAAGCATATCCAGCATATGCACTTGTATCTGCATCTCCTTTGGTTGGATTGCCAGAGTCCTCGCATTTGGGTTGGGGTCACTGGTTTACTCTAAGGGACCTTGAGCTTGCTACAAATCGTTTTTCCAAGGAGAATGTCCTTGGGGAGGGTGGATATGGAGTTGTTTATCGGGGACGTTTGATCAATGGAACTGATGTTGCAGTAAAGAAGCTTTTAAACAATCTGTAAGTTCATAACATAGCGTCTGCCAATCACAATCACAATCACAACTACTTTGACTCATCATCCTTTGATCCATTTGGTTCATAATATTTGCAATAGTTTCCTAATTGTGGCTCTCTCTGGATCATGTAGGGGACAGGCAGAGAAAGAATTTAGGGTGGAAGTGGAGGCCATTGGTCATGTTCGACACAAGAATCTAGTGAGGCTTTTGGGATATTGTGTAGAAGGAATTCATAGGTGCATACTTTTTTCTGAATGATCCATTTCAACATATTTTTTTAGTGTTTGCCCTTTTGTATGATTGGAATTTGTCAACACAGCAACTATAACCTTACAAGAAATGATGGTTAAAGGTTTCTTTACCACCACAATCTTGTGCCAATTAAACCAAAGTTACATAGAGAAACACATGCAATGGGAACAAAATGTTTATCATATTGACTGAACCCATCAAAATTGTTGACACGTGTATGCTGCAACAAATCGAGTCATTTATGATCTTGCAATTAAATTAGCTGAAGCATTAAGTCAAAACAAACTAGCTCATAATGGATGGTACGAAAAGACATTTTTTTCTCACATCATGCATGAACGAATCTGAAAGAGACACTAAGTATAGACAAAGAATCAACAGTAGAGGAAAGCTCCTCTGTCATGATATGCCAATGGCATCTAGTTTTATAAGAAGGAAGCATATTGGTCTCCCGCAAATTTCTTCCTCATCCCTAAAAGTGGCCCTTGAGGATTTCGTTGAAGTAAGTGCACTCATAGCAAGCATAGTTCTCTGTGGAAAACTAGAAAGATGTTGCAGATATTTATTGCAATATAAgaggaaaattttttttttgcttagtaCAATCTAGTCTCATATCTGGGAAACGTGTGATCTTTCATGCTAAAGAATGATAAGATATGATTAGTAAATATTTTGAATCACCTGAATTCTCCAATTTCTATCTTAGTGTGTGTACTAGAAAGTAGTTTTGAATAATGAGATTATTTAAATGGCTTAATTTCCCCACTGTTTGGCAAAGCAAACAAAGCCAGTGACATCCCTATTGAACATGTGATACTCCTCCGGTTCTGACTAAGAATGATAGTTTTGCTACCAAATTTATGTTATCGTTTCTGTAAGCTATATGCATATGGACAACCACAGAAGTATTACATGCTAATGATACTTGTGGATTTAAGTTATGTTCAATGAGCTGGTTATGTAGATCACCCAATATTTTGTAGGATGCTTGTGTATGAGTATGTCAACGATGGGAATCTAGAGCAGTGGCTACATGGAGCTATGCGTCAACGTGGTGTACTTGGTTGGGAGAACCGCATGAATGTCATCCTTGGCACTGCAAAGGCGTAAGTCTTGTTTCCAAAGCAAATCATTGACCAACACATACTTTCTCTTTTGGTTTTCACTTTTAAATTTTGGTTAAAGGTCATATCCTTGTTAGACTGTTAATACTATATTGATGGTTAACTGATCATGGCTTTCAGGCTTGCTTATTTGCATGAAGCAATTGAACCAAAAGTTGTGCACCGAGATATTAAGTCAAGTAACATCTTGATTGATGGTGAATATAATGGAAAG
Coding sequences within:
- the LOC135645455 gene encoding probable receptor-like protein kinase At2g42960, with protein sequence MSANGPLNAELSQKTPVFGLRLWVVIGICIGVLIVFILSILSIWITSKRKTRILHNMPISHIPNVSKEIAVDRVGNQCLAQSLQEREGPFFRSHDKFSDMDSGKTLAHLTRSKSSDADNVSQCSSAYLNDRAGSSYSGDEGSSGPTRKAYPAYALVSASPLVGLPESSHLGWGHWFTLRDLELATNRFSKENVLGEGGYGVVYRGRLINGTDVAVKKLLNNLGQAEKEFRVEVEAIGHVRHKNLVRLLGYCVEGIHRMLVYEYVNDGNLEQWLHGAMRQRGVLGWENRMNVILGTAKALAYLHEAIEPKVVHRDIKSSNILIDGEYNGKISDFGLAKLLGSDKSHIATRVMGTFGYVAPEYANTGLLNEKSDVYSFGVLVLETVTGRDPVDYGRPENEVNLVEWLKMMIGSRRAEEVLDPNLEVKPATRALKRTLLVALRCVDPDSGRRPKMGQVVRMLEADEASYREDRRNRRSQPGSTEIEALQESNSVSDLENRVRIRENRTSEGFQA